The following are from one region of the Vicugna pacos chromosome 9, VicPac4, whole genome shotgun sequence genome:
- the KCNK6 gene encoding potassium channel subfamily K member 6: MRPGALLAGALAAYIVYLVLGALLVAWLERPNEARLRAELQTLRERLLRHSPCVAAPALDAFVERVLAAGRLGRVVLANASRSANASDPTWDFASAFFFASTLVTTVGYGYTTPLTDAGKAFSIAFALLGVPATMLLLTVSAQRLSLLLTHAPLSWLSQRWGWDRRRAARWHLAVLLGVVVIICFLVPAAVFAHLEEAWSFLDAFYFCFISLSTIGLGDYVPGEAPGQPYRALYRVLVTAYLFLGLVAMVLVLQTVRRVSDLHGLTELILLPNPCPTSLDQDEEDRVDILDPRSEPHQQLTAGSHTDYASISR; the protein is encoded by the exons ATGCGGCCGGGCGCGCTCCTGGCGGGCGCCCTGGCGGCGTACATCGTGTACCTGGTGCTGGGCGCGCTGCTGGTGGCGTGGCTCGAGCGGCCGAACGAAGCCCGGCTCCGAGCCGAGCTGCAGACGCTGCGCGAGCGGCTGCTGCGGCACAGCCCGTGTGTGGCCGCCCCCGCCCTGGACGCCTTCGTGGAGCGGGTGCTGGCGGCGGGCCGGCTGGGACGCGTGGTGCTCGCCAACGCCTCGAGGTCTGCCAACGCCTCGGACCCCACCTGGGACTTCGCCTCGGCGTTCTTCTTCGCCAGCACGCTGGTCACCACCGTGG GCTACGGGTACACGACGCCGCTGACTGACGCGGGCAAGGCCTTCTCCATCGCCTTTGCGCTCCTGGGCGTGCCGGCCACCATGCTCCTGCTGACCGTCTCAGCCCAGCGCCTGTCGCTGCTGCTCACCCACGCGCCCCTGTCCTGGCTGAGCCAGCGCTGGGGCTGGGACCGCCGGCGGGCAGCCCGCTGGCACCTGGCAGTCCTGCTGGGGGTCGTGGTGATCATCTGCTTCCTGGTGCCAGCTGCAGTCTTTGCCCACCTTGAGGAGGCCTGGAGCTTCCTGGATGCCTTTTACTTCTGCTTCATCTCACTGTCCACCATTGGCCTCGGTGACTATGTGCCTGGAGAGGCCCCTGGCCAGCCCTACCGGGCCCTCTACAGGGTGCTGGTCACAG CCTACCTCTTCCTGGGCCTGGTTGCCATGGTGCTTGTGCTGCAGACTGTCCGCCGCGTGTCCGACCTTCATGGCCTCACGGAGCTCATCCTGCTCCCCAACCCGTGCCCCACCAGCCTCGACCAGGATGAGGAAGATCGGGTAGACATTCTGGACCCCCGGTCAGAGCCACACCAGCAACTCACTGCCGGCTCCCACACTGACTATGCCTCCATCTCCAGGTAG